GGCCAAGCTGATCGAACTGAAGCTGCAGCACCACCAGGTGCCGTACCGCCTGTCCGGCGGCAACAGCTTCTTCGGCCGCCAGGAGGTCAAGGACCTGATGGCCTACCTGCGCCTGCTGGTCAACCCGGACGACGACAACGCCTACCTGCGGGTGATCAACGTGCCGCGCCGCGAGATCGGCTCGACCACCCTGGAAAAGCTCGGCAACTACGCCACCGAACGCGGCATCTCGATGTACGCCGCCAGCGAGGAGCTGGGCCTGGGCGAACACCTGGACGCCCGCTACACCGAGCGCCTGCAGCGCTTCAAGCACTGGCTTGACGGGGTGCGCCACAAGGTCGCCCTGGAAGACCCGATCGCCGCGCTGCACGAGATGATCCGCGACATCGATTACGAGAACTGGATCCGCCAGCAGACCGCCAGCGACAAGGCCGCGGAGTTCCGCATCAGCAACGTCTGGTTCCTCGTCGAAGCGCTGAAGAACACCCTCGAGAAGGACGAAGAAGGTGACATGACCATCGAGGACGCCATCGGCAAGCTGGTGCTGCGCGACATGCTCGAGCGCCAGCAGGAAGAGGAAGAGAACGCCGAGGGCGTGCAGATGATGACCCTGCACGCCTCCAAGGGCCTGGAGTTCCCCTACGTGTTCATCATGGGCATGGAGGAGGAGATCCTCCCCCACCGCTCGAGCATCGAGGCCGACACCATCGAAGAGGAACGCCGCCTGGCCTACGTGGGCATCACCCGCGCGCGCCAGACCCTGGCCTTCACCTTCGCCGCCAAGCGCAAGCAGTACGGCGAGATCATTGACTGTACCCCGAGCCGGTTCCTCGACGAACTGCCGCCGGACGACCTGGCCTGGGAAGGCCTGGACGATGCACCCGTGGAAGTGAAAGCCGCGCGCGGCAACAACGCCCTGGCCGATATCCGGGCGATGCTCAAGCGCTGATCAACCATTACTCTTTAACTTTGCCGCTTCTGGCGGCCACGGTGGCCTGTATGGCCGATTTGAGCTTACAAATCGGCCATACAGGCCACTATCTACATCGAGGAATAAACAGTGGAAGCACTGCATCAGAAGATTCGCGAAGAAGGCATCGTGCTTTCCGATCAGGTTCTCAAAGTCGACGCGTTTCTCAACCACCAGATCGACCCTGCGCTGATGCAGCTGATCGGTGACGAGTTCGCCCGCCTGTTCGCCGATTCGGGCGTGACCAAGATCGTCACCATCGAAGCCTCCGGCATCGCCCCGGCGGTGATGACCGGCCTGAAGCTCGGCGTGCCGGTGATCTTCGCCCGCAAACACCAGTCGCTGACCCTGACCGAGAACCTGCTGACTGCCTCGGTGTACTCCTTCACCAAGCAGACCGAGAACACCGTGGCCATCTCGCCGCGCCATCTCAACAGCAGCGACCGCGTGCTGGTGATCGACGACTTCCTGGCCAACGGCAAGGCGTCCCAGGCACTGATCTCGATCATCAAGCAGGCCGGCGCCACCGTGGCCGGCCTGGGCATCGTCATCGAGAAGTCGTTCCAGGGCGGCCGTGCCGAACTGGACAGCCAAGGCTATCGCGTCGAATCGCTGGCTCGTGTGAAGTCGCTTGAAGGCGGCGTAGTCACGTTCATCGAGTGATGGACTCGTGGGAGCGGGCTTGCCCCGCTCCCACGCTGCATCATTGCCGCGTCGCCTGAAGCGCCGCCAGCAGCAACCGCTGATACAACTCCGCCTTCAAACCCTGCGGGTCATCCAGCCGCATCCGCGCCAACTGTGCTCCATACCCCTCGGGCCCCGGTGCATCCAACGCCGCCTTGCCCAACTCCAAAACCTCGCTCAGCTTGAACTTGCTCTTCAACCAGTTCAGCGCCCGCAACAGATCCCGCTCCTCTGCCGTGAAATCAGTCCCCAGCGGATACTCAGGGAACAGCCGTGCATGCCGCGCCCGAATAGTCTCAAGCCGCTCAGGCGTATTGTCCATGAACCGCGCCTCCAGCTCGAAGTCCTTGGCCAGCTTGCCCGCCGCCTTGGCCTGCTCCATCAGCTCGCGCTGAAAACGTGAGTCACTGATCGCCAGCAACCGCGCAATGACTTCGCTGTCGGTCTGCCCGCGCAGGTCGGCAATGCCGTACTCGGTGATCACGATGTCCCGCAGGTGCCGGGGGATGGTGCAATGGCCGTAGGTCCAGTAAAGGTTCGAGGTCACTTCGCCACCGGCCTCACGCCAGCTGCGCAGCAACAGGATCGAGCGACCGCCCTCCAGCGCGTGCCCCTGAGCGACGAAGTTGTATTGCCCGCCCACGCCGCTGAGTACCCGGCCATCCTCGAGCTGGTCGGCAACCCCCGCGCCGAGCAGGGTCATGCCGAACACCGTGTTGACGAAGCGCGCATCCCGACGCTGGCGACGCTTGCGCGCCTCCTGACCGTAGAGCTCGTTGATGAAGCTGATGGCGCTCATGGCGAAACGTGCGCGCTGTTGCAACGGCATCTCGCGCAGGCGCTGGTAGAACGCCCGAGGCCCAAGGAAGAACCCGCCATGGATCAGCACCCCCTGCTCGTCGGCAGGACGGCGCACCACCCCGGCGTCGGCCAGTGCCAGCAGGCCATTGACGAACATCTCGCTGCAGCCGTACAGCCCCTGGGCGAAGGTATCCAGCCCCCCTTCCCGCTCGATCAGCGCCTGCCATGGTCCGATATCCAGCTCATCGAGCAGCGCACGATAGCCCTCGTTGTCGCCCTGGCGCGCCAGCAGCGCCGCGGTGATCGCATCACCCATGGCGCCGATGCCGATCTGCAGGGTGCCGCCGTCGCGTACCAAGGCGCTGGCATGCAGGCCGATGCAATGGTCCTGGGTGTTCACCGGCATGTTCGGGGTGGAGAACAGCCGGCGTCGCTCGGGCTGGTCGATCAGCAGGTCGAACTGCGTCAGTTCCAGCTCCGCGTCCCCGGGCATGTAGGGCAGTTCGTCGTGGACTTGACCCAGCACCAGAATGGTCTCGCCAGCGGCGCGACGCCGGGTGATCATCGGCAGCAGGTCGAGGGTGATGTCGGGATTGCATGCCAGACTTAGGTGGTCGGGCCTTTCAGGCGTGGCCGCCACCAGTTGCGCGACCAGGTTCAGGCCTTTGGCGTTGATGTCGCGGGCCGCGTGGCTGTAGTTGCTGCTGACGTAATCCTGCTGCGCCGCGTCGCTGTGCAACAGGCTGCCGGGCTGCATGAAGAACTGCTCGACGCGTATGTTTGCCGGGAGTCGGTCGGCACGCAGGTCGGCCAGGTAGGTGAGTTCTTCATAGTCGGCGAACACACGCTCGACGAAGGGCTCGAGGAAACGACGCTGCAAACCATCGCCCAGCGCGGGACGACCAAGGGACAGGGCGGTGTAGATCGTCAGCCGGCGCTCGGGGAGATCGCGAACTCGCGCATACAACGCGTTGACGAAGGCATTGGGTTTGCCCAGGCCGAGCGGCAGGCCCATGTGGATATGGCTAGGCAGGCGGGCCAGGGCTTGTTCGACAGCCTGGTCGATGGAGCAGCGATACATCTGGGCCTCCTGAGTCATCCGTGGGTTCAGGGGTTGGACACAAGTCGCAGCGGGTTGGTTGCCTGTTCCGGCACCGCAATAGGGCCATCAGAGTCCGAAAAAACAAAAGCCCGCCATCAATGGCGGGCTTTACTCGAATCAGATCAGGTTCACAGCCCCGACATCTTCTTGATCGCACCTTTCAGGTCTTCATCCGAGCAATCGGCGCACGTCCCTTTCGGTGGCATGGCGTTGATGCCGGTGATGGCCTTGGCCAGGATGCCATCGAGGCCGCCCTGGTGGTCGGCGCGTTCTTTCCAGGCCGCCGTGTCGCCAATTTTCGGCGCGTTCAGCAGGCCAGTGCCATGGCAGGCGTTGCAGTGCTTGGCGATGATCTCGTCCGGGGTCTTGGCGCCGCCCCCGCCGGCAGTGGCGGCCACTTCCATGCCCTTGCATTCCTGGCCCTGGACGCACACCTGGCCAACCGGCTCGAGGCGCTTGGCGATGTCGTCGTTGGTTGCAGCGGTTGCGCTCATTGCCCAAAGGGCGAATACGGCTGCTGGTACGGCCAGCATCTTCTTGATTTGGTTCACGCGAACACCCTCATGGTGGCTAATCACGCCCGCGGCCACGGAATTGCGAGCGTTGAAAAGTATAGCGGGAACCCGGAAGGCGTGAAACGACCACACTGAGGGAAAGGGTATTGGCGAATCAATGCACTGCGCTGGATCAAAAGTTCGACGGGGTCGCCGCACTGATCAGCCGCGCCGGCTCCTCGAACGGGTTGCGAAAGCGGTGCGGACGGGTGCTTTCGAAGTAGTAGCTGTCGCCGGCCTCGAGAATGAATATTTCAGTGCCGACCACCAGTTCCAGGCGGCCTTCGAGCAGGATGCCGGTCTCTTCGCCGTCGTGGGTGAGCATTTCCGCGCCGGTGTCGGCACCCGGCGGGTAGACCTCGGTGAGGAAGGCGATGGCCCGGTTGGGATGCGACTTGCCGACCAGCTTCATGGTCACCGCGCCGTCGGAGATGTCGATCAGCTCGTGGGCCTTGTAGACGATCTGGGTCGGGCTCTCAGGCGCCAGCTCCACCGAGAAGAACTCGACCATGGACATGGGGATGCCGCTGAGCACCTTGCGCAGGGAGCTGATCGACGGGCTGACGCTGTTCTTCTCGATCATCGAGATGGTGCTGTTGGTCACCCCCGCGCGCTTGGCGAGTTCGCGCTGGGACAGGCCCTTGAGCTTGCGGATGGCTTGCAGTCGTTCACCGACGTCCAAAGCTGGAGCCTCCTGAATCGGTCGAGATGGGGGTAGTGTGAACGATATGATGGCAATGCCGTTCAGTATTTACAACACACAGCCCCGCAGCCTGTCCGCTTCAGCGTCTTATTCGCCGATATAGTCCAGTGGCACGCGTTTGAGATTGCAGAAGATCTGGTACGGAATGGTCCCGGCCTGCAGCGCCACGTCACTGGCCAGGACTTGCTTGCCCCACAGCTCCACCGGGCTGCCGACAGTGGCCTCGGGCACCTCGGTGAGGTCGACGCAGAGCATGTCCATCGACACCCGGCCGATCAGCTGGGTGCGCTTGCCGGCCACCACCACCGGGGTGCCGGTGGGCGCCTGGCGTGGGTAGCCGTCGGCATAGCCCATGGCGACCACGCCCACGCGGGTCGGGCGCGGGCTGACGAATTTGGCGCCGTAGCCCACCGGCTCGCCGGCCGGCAGCTCGCGCACGCTGATGATCCGCGATTGCAGGGTCATCACCGGTTGCAGGCGGGCCGCTTCGGCCTGCGCCACCTCGAACGGCGTGGCGCCATAGAGCATGATGCCCGGGCGCACCCAGTCGCTCTTGATGCGCGGCCAGCCCAGCACCGCCGGGGAGTTGCGCAGGCTGCACTCGGCGGCCAGGCCCTGGCGCGCGGCCTCGAACACGGCGACCTGTTGCTCGGTGGCGGCGGCATCGAGTTCGTCGGCGCGGGCGAAGTGGCTCATCAGCACGATACGCGACACCTTGCCGCTGGCCAGCAGGCGCTGGTAGGCGTCGTGATAATCCTTGGGGTGCACGCCGACGCGGTGCATGCCGGTGTCCATCTTCAGCCAGATGGTCAGCGGCTTGCGCACCGCAGTCTGCTCGATCGCTTCCAGCTGCCACAGCGAATGCACCACGCA
This window of the Pseudomonas mosselii genome carries:
- a CDS encoding c-type cytochrome encodes the protein MLAVPAAVFALWAMSATAATNDDIAKRLEPVGQVCVQGQECKGMEVAATAGGGGAKTPDEIIAKHCNACHGTGLLNAPKIGDTAAWKERADHQGGLDGILAKAITGINAMPPKGTCADCSDEDLKGAIKKMSGL
- a CDS encoding acetyl-CoA hydrolase/transferase C-terminal domain-containing protein — protein: MYRCSIDQAVEQALARLPSHIHMGLPLGLGKPNAFVNALYARVRDLPERRLTIYTALSLGRPALGDGLQRRFLEPFVERVFADYEELTYLADLRADRLPANIRVEQFFMQPGSLLHSDAAQQDYVSSNYSHAARDINAKGLNLVAQLVAATPERPDHLSLACNPDITLDLLPMITRRRAAGETILVLGQVHDELPYMPGDAELELTQFDLLIDQPERRRLFSTPNMPVNTQDHCIGLHASALVRDGGTLQIGIGAMGDAITAALLARQGDNEGYRALLDELDIGPWQALIEREGGLDTFAQGLYGCSEMFVNGLLALADAGVVRRPADEQGVLIHGGFFLGPRAFYQRLREMPLQQRARFAMSAISFINELYGQEARKRRQRRDARFVNTVFGMTLLGAGVADQLEDGRVLSGVGGQYNFVAQGHALEGGRSILLLRSWREAGGEVTSNLYWTYGHCTIPRHLRDIVITEYGIADLRGQTDSEVIARLLAISDSRFQRELMEQAKAAGKLAKDFELEARFMDNTPERLETIRARHARLFPEYPLGTDFTAEERDLLRALNWLKSKFKLSEVLELGKAALDAPGPEGYGAQLARMRLDDPQGLKAELYQRLLLAALQATRQ
- a CDS encoding cupin domain-containing protein, which translates into the protein MDVGERLQAIRKLKGLSQRELAKRAGVTNSTISMIEKNSVSPSISSLRKVLSGIPMSMVEFFSVELAPESPTQIVYKAHELIDISDGAVTMKLVGKSHPNRAIAFLTEVYPPGADTGAEMLTHDGEETGILLEGRLELVVGTEIFILEAGDSYYFESTRPHRFRNPFEEPARLISAATPSNF
- the xpt gene encoding xanthine phosphoribosyltransferase, which translates into the protein MEALHQKIREEGIVLSDQVLKVDAFLNHQIDPALMQLIGDEFARLFADSGVTKIVTIEASGIAPAVMTGLKLGVPVIFARKHQSLTLTENLLTASVYSFTKQTENTVAISPRHLNSSDRVLVIDDFLANGKASQALISIIKQAGATVAGLGIVIEKSFQGGRAELDSQGYRVESLARVKSLEGGVVTFIE
- the alr gene encoding alanine racemase; this encodes MRPARALIDLQALRHNYRLARELTGAKALAVVKADAYGHGAVRCALALEPEADGFAVACIEEALELRAAGIKAPVLLLEGFFEASELALIAEHDLWCVVHSLWQLEAIEQTAVRKPLTIWLKMDTGMHRVGVHPKDYHDAYQRLLASGKVSRIVLMSHFARADELDAAATEQQVAVFEAARQGLAAECSLRNSPAVLGWPRIKSDWVRPGIMLYGATPFEVAQAEAARLQPVMTLQSRIISVRELPAGEPVGYGAKFVSPRPTRVGVVAMGYADGYPRQAPTGTPVVVAGKRTQLIGRVSMDMLCVDLTEVPEATVGSPVELWGKQVLASDVALQAGTIPYQIFCNLKRVPLDYIGE